Proteins from one Cryptomeria japonica chromosome 4, Sugi_1.0, whole genome shotgun sequence genomic window:
- the LOC131875470 gene encoding uncharacterized protein LOC131875470: MVDGEGMPMGFIYEAMYRAKEAISHYYRGNTRKCEILWRIIDRRWTNQLHQPIHAFAYFLNPKFYFSDSFRADEEVMAGVITCIDKMTPDPELRDKVLDELEIYKSAEGRLFSSQLAIDRRGKQQPGKKFSNLVQ; encoded by the exons atggtggatggagagggcatgccaatgggtttcatttatgaggccatgtatagggccaaagaggccatttcacattactatcgtggaaatacaagaaaatgtgaaatcctttggcgcatcattgatcgtaggtggacaaaccaactccaccaaccgatacatgccttcgcctactttttgaacccgaaattctacttctctgattcatttagggctgatgaggaggtcatggcaggtgttattacatgcattgataagatgacacctgatcctgagttgagagacaaggttcttgatgagttggag atctacaaaagtgcagaggggagactcttctcatcacaactagcaattgataggagaggaaaacaacaaccaggtaaaaaatttagtaacttagttcaatag